Proteins from a genomic interval of Helicoverpa armigera isolate CAAS_96S chromosome 9, ASM3070526v1, whole genome shotgun sequence:
- the LOC110369735 gene encoding peroxisomal membrane protein 2, which yields MALSKPIMNLLASYLQNLYLHPIKTKAITSCVVGTAGSIASQLVAGDNIRLDPVLAFGLYGLLFGGTIPHYFYEFIEGMFPEEVVAFPLAKKLLFERLIFAPFMQAFSLYTLARFEGKNHKAALKQLLALYLPILEANWKWLTLFQVINLAFVPPMLRVLFMNLVGFGWAMFLATKRRQQSQKKN from the exons ATGGCCTTATCAAAACCAATTATGAATTTGCTGGCatcttatttacaaaacttgTATTTACATCCTATTAAAACTAAAGCAATTACAAG CTGCGTGGTGGGCACCGCGGGAAGCATCGCTTCTCAGTTGGTTGCTGGCGATAATATCAGGCTAGACCCAGTTTTAGCTTTTGGATTGTATGG ATTGTTGTTTGGTGGAACTATCCCACATTACTTCTATGAGTTCATTGAAGGAATGTTCCCTGAAGAAGTTGTAGCTTTTCCACTAGCAAAGAAGCTTCTATTTGAAAGATTAATATTTGCTCCCTTCATGCAAGCTTTTTCACTCTACACATTGGCCAGATTTGAAGGCAAGAATCACAAAGCGGCACTGAAGCAGCTATTAGCATTGTACTTGCCTATTTTAGAAGCTAACTGGAAATGGCTTACTTTGTTCCAAGTTATCAACCTAGCATTTGTTCCTCCTATG ttgCGGGTTCTATTTATGAATCTTGTTGGATTTGGTTGGGCCATGTTCCTGGCCACTAAGAGACGTCAACAGAGCCAGAAAAAGAACTGA